A genomic region of Glycine max cultivar Williams 82 chromosome 15, Glycine_max_v4.0, whole genome shotgun sequence contains the following coding sequences:
- the LOC100786741 gene encoding oligopeptide transporter 4: MRSDPENPAASETEEDDDEVSPIEEVRLSVSNTDDPTRPVWTFRMWFLGLLSCSLVSFLNQFFAYHTERIIITQITVQVATLPIGHFMAALLPKTTFSIPGFGSKSFSFNPGPFNMKEHVLITIFANAGSAFGDGSPYAVGIVNIIKAFYGRSVSFVASWLLIVTTQVLGYGWAGLLVEYVVKPAHMWWPSTLVQAALFRALHEKDDHRISRTKFFFFAQLFSMSWYVVPGYLFTTLTNISWVCWIFSKSVTAQQIGSGMRGLGVGALTLDWAAVTSFLFSPLISPFFAIVNVFVGYALTVYVVIPVSYWGLNVYNANRFPIFSSHLFTAQGQKYNIPKIVDNHFELNVAEYEKQGRIHLSVFFALTYGFGFATIASTLTHVVCFYGREIMERYRASSKGKEDIHTKLMRRYKDIPSWWFHSLLLVTLLVSLALCIFLKDQVQMPWWGLLFAGVLAFGFTLPISIITATTNQTPGLNIITEYVFGLIYPGRPIANVCFKTYGYISMAQAVSFLSDFKLGHYMKIPPRSMFLVQFIGTMLAGTINIGVAWWLLNSIKNICHDDLLPEGSPWTCPGDRVFFDASVIWGLVGPKRIFGSQGNYSAMNWFFLGGALGPIIVWLLHKAFPKQSWIPLINLPVLLGATGMMPPATPLNYNAWIFVGTIFNFFIFRYRKKWWQRYNYVLSAALDSGVAFMTVMLYFSLGLENKSLNWWGNDGEHCPLAACPTAKGIIVDGCPAN, from the exons ATGAGGTCTGATCCAGAGAATCCAGCCGCAAGCGAAACggaggaagatgatgatgaggTGTCTCCCATTGAGGAGGTTCGGCTGTCGGTGTCCAACACCGACGACCCGACCCGACCGGTATGGACCTTCCGTATGTGGTTCCTGGGTCTTCTCTCGTGCTCACTCGTCTCCTTTCTCAACCAGTTCTTCGCTTACCACACGGAGCGTATCATCATCACTCAAATCACAGTTCAGGTCGCTACTCTCCCTATCGGCCACTTCATGGCCGCGCTTCTGCCCAAAACCACGTTCAGTATCCCCGGATTCGGGTCCAAGAGCTTCTCCTTCAACCCGGGCCCGTTTAACATGAAGGAGCACGTGCTCATTACCATATTCGCCAATGCCGGAAGCGCATTCGGAGACGGGTCACCCTATGCGGTGGGTATCGTTAACATTATCAAAGCCTTTTACGGACGCAGCGTCTCCTTTGTTGCTTCCTGGCTTCTCATCGTTACAACTCAG GTACTAGGATACGGATGGGCCGGCCTACTGGTGGAGTACGTGGTGAAGCCTGCCCATATGTGGTGGCCCAGCACCCTCGTCCAGGCCGCACTTTTCCG AGCATTGCATGAGAAAGATGACCACCGAATTTCACGcacaaagtttttctttttcgcGCAATTGTTCAGTATGTCGTGGTATGTTGTCCCTGGATACTTGTTCACAACGCTCACAAACATTTCATGGGTGTGTTGGATATTCTCCAAGTCAGTTACAGCTCAGCAGATAGGGTCAGGCATGAGGGGCCTTGGAGTTGGTGCCCTCACACTTGATTGGGCTGCCGTGACATCATTCTTGTTCAGCCCTCTAATCTCACCCTTCTTTGCCATTGTCAATGTTTTTGTGGGCTATGCATTAACTGTCTACGTGGTCATTCCTGTATCATACTGGGGCCTCAATGTGTACAATGCCAATAGGTTTCCCATTTTCTCCTCACACTTGTTCACCGCCCAAGGTCAAAAATACAACATACCTAAGATTGTAGACAACCATTTTGAGCTAAATGTTGCAGAGTATGAAAAGCAAGGTAGAATTCATCTCAGTGTGTTTTTCGCTCTCACTTACGGCTTTGGATTTGCCACCATAGCATCCACCCTCACACATGTTGTCTGCTTCTATGGAAG GGAGATTATGGAGCGGTATCGTGCTTCTTCCAAAGGCAAAGAAGATATCCACACAAAATTGATGAGAAGATACAAAGACATACCTTCTTGGTGGTTTCATTCATTGCTGCTCGTGACACTTCTGGTTTCTCTCGCACTATGTATCTTTCTAAAGGACCAGGTTCAGATGCCCTGGTGGGGACTTCTCTTTGCTGGAGTGCTAGCTTTTGGATTTACCCTTCCCATTAGCATTATCACTGCCACCACAAACCAG ACACCAGGATTGAATATCATCACTGAGTATGTCTTTGGTCTCATTTACCCTGGAAGACCAATAGCAAACGTATGTTTCAAAACATATGGTTACATTAGCATGGCGCAGGCTGTTTCTTTCCTCAGTGATTTCAAACTTGGGCATTACATGAAAATCCCTCCAAGGTCAATGTTCTTAGTTCAG ttCATAGGTACAATGCTTGCTGGAACCATCAACATTGGGGTAGCGTGGTGGTTGCTGAATTCTATCAAGAACATATGTCATGACGATCTCCTTCCAGAAGGCAGTCCCTGGACATGCCCGGGTGACCGTGTATTCTTTGATGCATCAGTTATTTGGGGTCTGGTGGGACCAAAGCGTATCTTTGGTTCTCAAGGAAACTACAGTGCAATGAATTGGTTTTTCCTTGGAGGTGCATTAGGACCCATAATTGTTTGGCTATTGCACAAAGCATTTCCCAAACAGTCATGGATTCCACTAATCAACCTCCCAGTTCTCTTGGGAGCAACTGGAATGATGCCACCAGCAACACCATTGAACTACAATGCCTGGATTTTCGTTGGAACgattttcaacttctttatCTTCCGTTACAGAAAGAAATGGTGGCAGAGGTACAACTATGTTCTGTCAGCAGCACTAGATAGTGGGGTTGCTTTTATGACTGTCATGCTCTACTTCTCGCTGGGTTTGGAAAACAAGAGTCTAAATTGGTGGGGAAATGATGGTGAACATTGTCCTCTGGCAGCTTGCCCAACAGCAAAGGGCATAATTGTTGACGGTTGCCCTGCAAACTAG